Proteins encoded in a region of the Epinephelus lanceolatus isolate andai-2023 chromosome 20, ASM4190304v1, whole genome shotgun sequence genome:
- the thtpa gene encoding thiamine-triphosphatase isoform X3 has product MSVEVERKFVCNADTLKTLEEIGAVCVGQRQFCDQYFDTSKFDLTLKDIWLRKRTGCWELKCPAAVNGTEEKSGQQSKAAALCSRYKEITNLPEIQLRVKEVIKAVCEDGETETSPSQEDESWLSKMNLVCFAEYTTVRRSFTLEEEGVKIDLDQADFGYHVGEIEVLVPEGGDMQSALGKIERTARKLGLTGDQRVEGKMHVYLKKKYPEHYAKLLSAHVL; this is encoded by the exons ATGAGTGTGGAAGTGGAAAGAAAATTTGTGTGCAATGCTGACACTCTGAAAACTCTGGAGGAGATCGGGG cagtgtgtgttggtCAACGCCAGTTTTGTGACCAGTACTTTGACACCTCAAAGTTTGACTTGACTTTGAAAGACATTTGGCTGCGTAAACGTACAGGATGCTGGGAGCTCAAGTGCCCAGCGGCAGTCAACGGGACAGAAGAGAAGTCTGGACAACAATCTAAAGCGGCAGCACTGTGTTCCCGCTACAAGGAGATAACCAATCTGCCTGAAATTCAGCTGAGAGTGAAGGAGGTCATTAAAGCTGTTTGTGaggatggagagacagagacaagccCCTCACAGGAGGATGAGTCTTGGCTGAGCAAAATGAATCTGGTGTGCTTCGCAGAATATACAACAGTGCGGCGGTCATTCACTttagaggaggagggggtgaagATAGATCTCGACCAAGCTGACTTTGGCTACCATGTGGGAGAGATAGAGGTCCTGGTTCCAGAGGGAGGAGATATGCAGTCTGCCTTGGGGAAGATTGAAAGAACGGCTAGGAAACTGG GTCTGACTGGAGATCAGCGAGTTGAaggaaaaatgcatgtttaccttaaaaaaaaatacccagaaCACTATGCAAAGCTGCTGAGTGCACATGTTTTGTAA
- the thtpa gene encoding thiamine-triphosphatase isoform X4 — protein MSVEVERKFVCNADTLKTLEEIGVCVGQRQFCDQYFDTSKFDLTLKDIWLRKRTGCWELKCPAAVNGTEEKSGQQSKAAALCSRYKEITNLPEIQLRVKEVIKAVCEDGETETSPSQEDESWLSKMNLVCFAEYTTVRRSFTLEEEGVKIDLDQADFGYHVGEIEVLVPEGGDMQSALGKIERTARKLGLTGDQRVEGKMHVYLKKKYPEHYAKLLSAHVL, from the exons ATGAGTGTGGAAGTGGAAAGAAAATTTGTGTGCAATGCTGACACTCTGAAAACTCTGGAGGAGATCGGGG tgtgtgttggtCAACGCCAGTTTTGTGACCAGTACTTTGACACCTCAAAGTTTGACTTGACTTTGAAAGACATTTGGCTGCGTAAACGTACAGGATGCTGGGAGCTCAAGTGCCCAGCGGCAGTCAACGGGACAGAAGAGAAGTCTGGACAACAATCTAAAGCGGCAGCACTGTGTTCCCGCTACAAGGAGATAACCAATCTGCCTGAAATTCAGCTGAGAGTGAAGGAGGTCATTAAAGCTGTTTGTGaggatggagagacagagacaagccCCTCACAGGAGGATGAGTCTTGGCTGAGCAAAATGAATCTGGTGTGCTTCGCAGAATATACAACAGTGCGGCGGTCATTCACTttagaggaggagggggtgaagATAGATCTCGACCAAGCTGACTTTGGCTACCATGTGGGAGAGATAGAGGTCCTGGTTCCAGAGGGAGGAGATATGCAGTCTGCCTTGGGGAAGATTGAAAGAACGGCTAGGAAACTGG GTCTGACTGGAGATCAGCGAGTTGAaggaaaaatgcatgtttaccttaaaaaaaaatacccagaaCACTATGCAAAGCTGCTGAGTGCACATGTTTTGTAA
- the thtpa gene encoding thiamine-triphosphatase isoform X2 gives MIWLMVKNLLNIWVRKKMSVEVERKFVCNADTLKTLEEIGVCVGQRQFCDQYFDTSKFDLTLKDIWLRKRTGCWELKCPAAVNGTEEKSGQQSKAAALCSRYKEITNLPEIQLRVKEVIKAVCEDGETETSPSQEDESWLSKMNLVCFAEYTTVRRSFTLEEEGVKIDLDQADFGYHVGEIEVLVPEGGDMQSALGKIERTARKLGLTGDQRVEGKMHVYLKKKYPEHYAKLLSAHVL, from the exons ATGATCTGGCTCATGgtcaaaaacctcctgaacatctgggtcaggaaaaag ATGAGTGTGGAAGTGGAAAGAAAATTTGTGTGCAATGCTGACACTCTGAAAACTCTGGAGGAGATCGGGG tgtgtgttggtCAACGCCAGTTTTGTGACCAGTACTTTGACACCTCAAAGTTTGACTTGACTTTGAAAGACATTTGGCTGCGTAAACGTACAGGATGCTGGGAGCTCAAGTGCCCAGCGGCAGTCAACGGGACAGAAGAGAAGTCTGGACAACAATCTAAAGCGGCAGCACTGTGTTCCCGCTACAAGGAGATAACCAATCTGCCTGAAATTCAGCTGAGAGTGAAGGAGGTCATTAAAGCTGTTTGTGaggatggagagacagagacaagccCCTCACAGGAGGATGAGTCTTGGCTGAGCAAAATGAATCTGGTGTGCTTCGCAGAATATACAACAGTGCGGCGGTCATTCACTttagaggaggagggggtgaagATAGATCTCGACCAAGCTGACTTTGGCTACCATGTGGGAGAGATAGAGGTCCTGGTTCCAGAGGGAGGAGATATGCAGTCTGCCTTGGGGAAGATTGAAAGAACGGCTAGGAAACTGG GTCTGACTGGAGATCAGCGAGTTGAaggaaaaatgcatgtttaccttaaaaaaaaatacccagaaCACTATGCAAAGCTGCTGAGTGCACATGTTTTGTAA
- the thtpa gene encoding thiamine-triphosphatase isoform X1 produces MIWLMVKNLLNIWVRKKMSVEVERKFVCNADTLKTLEEIGAVCVGQRQFCDQYFDTSKFDLTLKDIWLRKRTGCWELKCPAAVNGTEEKSGQQSKAAALCSRYKEITNLPEIQLRVKEVIKAVCEDGETETSPSQEDESWLSKMNLVCFAEYTTVRRSFTLEEEGVKIDLDQADFGYHVGEIEVLVPEGGDMQSALGKIERTARKLGLTGDQRVEGKMHVYLKKKYPEHYAKLLSAHVL; encoded by the exons ATGATCTGGCTCATGgtcaaaaacctcctgaacatctgggtcaggaaaaag ATGAGTGTGGAAGTGGAAAGAAAATTTGTGTGCAATGCTGACACTCTGAAAACTCTGGAGGAGATCGGGG cagtgtgtgttggtCAACGCCAGTTTTGTGACCAGTACTTTGACACCTCAAAGTTTGACTTGACTTTGAAAGACATTTGGCTGCGTAAACGTACAGGATGCTGGGAGCTCAAGTGCCCAGCGGCAGTCAACGGGACAGAAGAGAAGTCTGGACAACAATCTAAAGCGGCAGCACTGTGTTCCCGCTACAAGGAGATAACCAATCTGCCTGAAATTCAGCTGAGAGTGAAGGAGGTCATTAAAGCTGTTTGTGaggatggagagacagagacaagccCCTCACAGGAGGATGAGTCTTGGCTGAGCAAAATGAATCTGGTGTGCTTCGCAGAATATACAACAGTGCGGCGGTCATTCACTttagaggaggagggggtgaagATAGATCTCGACCAAGCTGACTTTGGCTACCATGTGGGAGAGATAGAGGTCCTGGTTCCAGAGGGAGGAGATATGCAGTCTGCCTTGGGGAAGATTGAAAGAACGGCTAGGAAACTGG GTCTGACTGGAGATCAGCGAGTTGAaggaaaaatgcatgtttaccttaaaaaaaaatacccagaaCACTATGCAAAGCTGCTGAGTGCACATGTTTTGTAA